Below is a window of Impatiens glandulifera chromosome 2, dImpGla2.1, whole genome shotgun sequence DNA.
CATAGCAAAATTAAGAAAAGAATCGACTCTTTGAATGTATTGCAGAAGATGTCGATCGTTTTCCGTATACATCATCCATTTTTTATCATGGATATCCATATCTAAACCTAAATAAATGTCAAGacctaaattaatattaaaacctaaataaatatatattaaaaagtcatatttatcaaaaatacaTATCATAACCTATATCAATGTCATgtcaaaacctaaatcaatatcaTATCAAAATGTCCTAAATCAATATCTATcaaaatctaaattaatatcTCTCAAAACATAAATCCAACATCAAATCATGCACATAATCCATTATGGGTGTCCGTTGGAGATGGTTTTAGGGAATATCTAATGTGTTCAGAAAAACCTAAGTGTATTCTAATTTTAGGAGCATGACCTGCACGTCTACAATCTGAAAACACAGTTAGTGtcttttgaataaatttgatgatgccagcatatatatatatatatatataatggaataaaaaaataaccaaagCAGCATAAATTCATAGCAATCCACAATATTCCACTATTTTTAGTTCTCAAAACCTTAACCTTTATTGAAGCACTGGATTCACCAAATAACAATCCAATCAACAAAGATATGTGTAATTCTCAAGTTCTCCCAACTCATTCataaagtaatttaaattttcagaTATATTTTCATTCAGAAAGAACACAGGTATCTAAGGAAGACAATcgaaaaacaaataattagaaaccaaaaatatattaaaaccaGCACCAAATAATAAAGTTACAAATTTTAGAAAACCTAAAGCATCAAAGCATTAAGCTACAAATTTCTTACTTATACAAATACATAACTGTATGAAAACAAACAAAGCGAGAGAGATTTTTATTTACCTATGAGAGAGAGCGCTTGGCAGATTGGAGCTTTAATTCCCGCAATTTTTGGATGGAATAAACGAGATTGGATAAGCTCTTCAAATCCTCCTCCGATTGGCGGAAGCTACGGATCTTGAACGGCGGTGGCTGCAGATCTTGAAAGGCGGTGGCTGCGAATCGCGAATCTTGAAAGAGGTAAGCGACGGATGAAAGAGATGAGCGGGGAGCAGGGGAGGCTGTCGgcctataaataattttaataggaAATAGCGATTAGTGTGGGAACCAATCGCTAGTATCACTTAAGGAGATAGCAATGTACCAATCGCTAGTATATAGGTAATTGTGATTGGTCATTGTACCAATCGCTATTATGTTTGAGTTATATTTTTGTGACCATGTGGTCATAGGTTCGAGTCCCATGGTAATagttagtttaaatatttattttactatttccaataaaagtttataaaaattaatttttgtgataatgttgaaaaaaaaattaattagtaacaATTTTATATGGAATAAACTTTTGGGTAAAtctttgataaaataaatagtgCTAGAAAAAAtctcattataataataagtaataatttgagtaactcaaataacaaatttaaaataatttattttttaaataataattttaaatgtgaattaataaaaaatgataaaaatacaataaaaacaaGACAAACCTAAAACCAAACTACAATAATTAACTCAAATTGATGGgtttaaatgatattatcaATGATAAAACAAAACCACGATGATTAACACAAATTAATGGTCTATATGCTATTATTATGAAGGATATCTAATATCTTCCCAATCAATGAGCTTGTTTGggaaataatctattttttaccAAGTCAATCTCAAAATCATTTAGTATTATTGGTATTTATTGGTATACATTCAATTTAAACTCTTTAAGGCAATTTCTTGTTTATCAATGTTATAGCGATTGGTCTAGTTTCAATCGTTAATATGTTTAAGGAATGGCGATTGGTTACTTATCCAATCGCCACTAATAAAATCATAGCAATTGGTTCTTTTTCCATTCGCTATTAATCTTCAAAAACACACCAAAAACAGGCGCCATTTTTTCGTGATGGCGATTGGTTACTTATCCAATCGCCACTAATAAAATCATAGCAATTGGTTCTTTTTCCATTCGCTATTAATCTTCAAAAACACACCAAAAACAGGCGCCATTTTTCGTGATTTTTTAATAGGTTTATAGCGATTGGTTTTTGTAACCAATCGTCGTTATGTCAAGGCAGTAGCGATTTGTCTAAAGACCAATCGCCATTATCAAGGTAGTAGCGATTGAATTTCAATCCAATCGCCACTACGCACTTTGATAATGGCAATTGGTCGTAATTTGATAATGGCAATTGGTCGTACTTTGATAATGACGATTGGTCTTTCGACTCATCGCTATGTTTGCTCGCTAATTagccctttttttttttttactagtgagaGGTATTATATgtactattatattttatgtatgtCGACATCTTTGtgtatacattttttatttaatagaagTCAGCCatctaaaacaaaatttaatatttaatatagaaaattagCCTGATTTACTTcaattaatacatttaaaaataaaataatatttttttttttataaatgattctgGTTATTTGAGCTACCAAGCTAccctattaaattaatttttagttatattaattaatgtactTTAGATTtagatcatattttttttaaattaaagaagaaataaCATGAAACTCTACTTCATGACACTAATACTTAAGAatgtcttttattattattgtatgaATTTGTCTTCAAATATGTAACCataatatgagaaataattaagtaaaaataaatgtatataaaatataattttaaagaaatacaATAATTTCCAATGAATATGTCAAGGTACAACCTTGGTAGATCACACAACATGGTGTCAATCTACAATTTGCCCGCAATCTCAATTTCGTAGTACATCTTATGCTTTGCGAGAAAAGAATTTTTCACTCGAGTCTCCCTTCAAAATGTGGAATTATCTTGGGGAATAGGAATGATAATGAGATATATCGAAAGTATCgaaaaattatcgatatttTGCCAAATAAATCAACCCATGAATCAATAAATCAACcaatctaaataaatttataaaaaatcaatgaattaactaaacttaataaatttattttatttttttaacagatttgaaattgaattccaaaagtatttattatttctctctGACCTTAATAGATGTGTTTCCTTCTCTAAAcagattttatattaatttaattataaaaaaattattttttaaaataaaaatataattaaatttaaatattattcggTATGAAtggtataataccgataccgtatCGAAATCGCGATATACCGTCAATATTCGGTAAGATACGTATGCTATTTGTATCGTACCAATATTTCTACCGAAATAACGGTAcaataatgatataatttttcttatacaTAAACTTTTGATATCATAAaccatatattaaaaaaaaattacaatatacgGTATTGTATCGTACAGTTCTATCAACATGTAAATGATACAAGAAAAAAGCGGTACAAGTGCCAATCTACTAAGAAAAAGTGGTAAAGGTGCATGCCTATTGTAGACAAGTAAGAAAAGGTGGTACAAGTGGCATGCCAGTTGTAGACAAATTAAAGCCTTTAACAAAACATATGGTTAAATCTCCTTAAACTATCAACATCTAAATGAGATGAAGTAGTAGTATATTTGTTGAGCTAAAATCATCCTCATATTCAATTGATTCATGGGTTAACTCAACTAAATTTACTTTTATTGTTTGGacttcaaattatattatatatgttaatagCTGGGTAGTATTGAATGTTTACCACTTGTCTTTCACTTGCACACTAAAACAAACCAATGAACTACAAACATGTCACATCTCCCACTTGACCCTTCACATGCCTTTAAATTGCAGCCTAAGGATTCCAGACATCAGTTAGCAGCCACATCTCTCTGTTTTCCTTCATAAATAAGAAGTCATTTCTCTTCCTTCTTTCCTTCACATCAGCAAGTACAAAACTCTCaactttttcctttttaaaGTCCCTAAACGAACACCAAAATCATGATTGCATCCAACAAGCTCGTGAACATGGTTAGTAGGTGGAGAGAATGGGCAGCTACAAGCAGGAAACGAATTGCGGACACAAAAAGCTTTGAGAAAGGTCATTTTGCGGTTTACACAAGCGAAGGAAAACGGTTTGTGGTTCCATTGGCCTATCTCAATAATCTTGTCATGTTGGAAATCTTTAGAATGGCTGAAGAGGAATATGGAGTGGATGGGAATGGTCCAATTGTGCTTCCCTTTGATGGTGCCTTTATGGAATATGCTATTTCTTTGATAAAAAGATCAAACTCCGGTGAAGATATAGAGGAGAGGCTGATCGTGATGTCAATGTTGCCCTGCGGTCGGTTATGTTTATCGTCTTCTTTGTTTGTCCAACATGATCAAACTGTCTGCAGCTTTTGATTTTGTGTTGTTAAACCAGTTTTGTAAATGGAAGAAAGTTTAGTTTATCAAAAGAAATCATCATAATGTGATCCCCAGAATGATGAATCTTGTCAGTTTGAATTGAATATAGAATATAGATATATGACATGCAGTGGGGGACCTTAAAGGTGCCGGGCCTCCTCCAACCATAAAAGttttaagatattaatatatatatatatatatatatatatatatatatattaatatatatatatatatatatatatatatatatatatatatatatatatatataccaaataaAACTTTGTCCTGCTGattttttgaattgaaattcATAATAAAAGTCTCTGTCTCTcacattttctttataataaccTCATTCTTccttctataaaataataatttttttattttatacaaacattattttctaatatataaatatttataataaactaacactttcttttataaaaattaataaaaaaaactaattcataattatagtattctaatttcaaatataattttattaaagtaattattattaatattttattttataccaataatattttctaatattttctaagatacaatatttataataatacatcaattttagttaatatataaataagatttatttatataatttaaaatataaagaattatatataaaataatgaaaatcatataagattattatttattttaaaactacatttatattataattatatatatatatatatatatatatatatatatatattttattaatttcaatataattaattaataatacaaattacttataaaataaagattaaaataataatttatataaatataaaggtaaaatattattttatatttcttaattttaaattagttttaaactattacaacaaataaatgtatttgttagattttatttaggggccTAGGTtatgacacatatttatttttagttatttattttatgtaggatatagaataatggagatgttttataaacgaatttgtacttctacatcacatgaccagTCTGAGctttctcaatcaattaatgagcctattaatgagtctaatgttactgatcaaatatacatggttagaatatagcatatcaaaatatgcatcattttgtttttagtgTTATCTTTTTaagcctttaaatagagaaaacatAGATGATACTTTTATAGGAGATAGgtacaaaaattgaaaaagggcattagaaagattcaatcgacATATgggaacttcaaatagttgtcataatgaagctagaattcaatttgaatcatttcaagatcaaagacatagcatgagaaacgttttacgtacacatggcCGTGATATAGACATAAATTATCGCACCCGTTTAACGACAGtgtttgatgtaacacgctttctattgaggcaatgattaccttttcgaggacatgatgagtcaagtagttcatcaaataaaggtaattttcttgaattgattgattggtatagtcaacgtaatgaagagattttgtcttcttttgtaccgactcatggacaagaataatttagtaattgtgcttgttagtattttgtaattgtgcttgttagtatttttatgtaattaccgagtaaaattttaattaaaaaatgcatttatttgatcgccaaaaaaaatgctacgttactaggtatttggcccccccgagaaTATATTTCTAGGTCCGCCACTGATGACATGTATATGGGATAAGCATTGTTGTGCAAGCCATAAAGATTTCAAAAGGGGTGGTGATTTGAACTATTTGAAAAGGAGCAAGTTGATAAGATAAGAGAAGGTGAAAAACACATCTTTCCAATAATAATGTAGTGGGCAAGTCAAATTGGACGCATCCATGTTGTTAGTTTGTGTGAAGAGAATATAGATGTTGTATGACTTTGTTCTCAAGATGCGGTTGAAGACTACTTTACTCGTCTACCCAATTGGATTAgatgttgggaattttgaaacgaaatttacttttatactgtaatctagcaatgtgagatgggtaaatgcacaggttattcaagtttaaaatagaagatcaagcatagaataaaataacatcagatttacgtggaaaaccctctcaacgtGGAGGGTAAAAAATCACGGGGCCAACTTGCAAATTTCATTATAATCAAGAAAcggatacaaatgttcttcttaactttaaacccaaagttgaggtaaaaaaatagagaaaaccaatttcattcagactcaagttagtctagatataagacaacaatAAATTagaacctgaaggtgaaaatgtaagagatctactgcctccttctcttctttgcagaatatcttctctctctagaagtgatagaatgagcaacATTCTTAGGTTTTTCTTGTTTAATTGAATGTctgattgggctggacccaaaggcccaacaatctcccctTCCAGACCACGGAGAAAGGCACacgatcttcaagtcatcacttggtattcataCCGACAAGCCGACAACAGAGCTCGAGCTTGCCTTTTGAAACAATCTTCATAAACATGTATGATGGGTTCTTATCCATGTGgattttcttcagcttcatctgttggttttctattacatctcttaactaatgaaacctcacatcaatatgcttagttctggaatggtatgtagcattcttgctcaaatctatggcactctggctatcacagaaaacaattgcatcttcttgttgcataccaatattgttttcctggattagagaggaacctacttaccacaccgactgcatgCGCTATACCTGtcctagtgcaaaccattgcatacatcaaactccctacaactgaggagtatggaacacttgacatttcatcattttatttctctgttgatggacacatcTTCTTGTTCAATTAaaaatggctaggaagtggacaacttacttcatttgctccttgcatgttgaatctttcaagcaccctttcaatgtacttctcttgtgacaaccaaagtctcttagcctttctgtcacgagtaataTGCATTCCCAATATCTGATGTGTTTGGCCCATgtctttcatgtcaaatgtcttggacatctccttcttcaacatggCTATTATCTGAGCATCATGtcctacaatcaacatatcatcaacataaagtaaaaggattagAAATTTTCtattagaaaatcttttgaagtaaaCACATAGATCTACCTTGGTTCTCTGGTACCtatgactcatcataaaagagtcaaatttcttgtaccactgtctcggagcttgtttcaaaccgtatagactcttatttaatttcaaaaccatgttctccttttctttcacttcaaatccctctGGTTGCACCATGTAGATCTCTTCTTTTAAGTTACCTTGaaaaatgcagtttttacatcaagtttctcaagctcaaggtctaagttagctactagacctaacattgtacgaatggaagtcatcttaACCATTAGTGAGAAAATCTCCTTAAAGTCGATGCCttgtttctgtccaaaaccctttacaacaagtcgagctttgtacttcataatttctccattttcatctatctttagcttgaacatccatttgtttctcaatgcctTTCGGCCCTTAGGAAGTTCCACCAGCTCATATGTACCCAtctcttgcaatgacttcatctcatctttcattgcattctgccacttaactttgtctttatgaacttgtgcctcctgaaaactttttggctctccttcttctgtcaatagtatatataatttgaagaaTGATACATTTTAGAAGGTTGGTGCTCTCTTTCAGACCTTCTTAATGGCGGCTCTTCTGGCTCCTCTTGATGATATTGCTCCCCCTACTCAGAAACATCATAAACAGTCTCGTCATCATTACTAGAATTAATGTCAAAGGTTTCCTTAGTGGcttcttcattatgttcatcttcatatGTTACTGTTGATTGTACATGTGAAGAaattggtatgagttctatggacTCATCAACTCTCTCTGACTTCTCGTTGATTTCTAGATTTATCCCATTCTGGCCCTCGAAGAAAACAGCATCTCTGCATCTAAcaattcttttcttttcagGGTTCCATAATctgtacccaaattcctcatttccatatccaaggaaaatacatggaattgctttaaaatccaacttggatctttgctcctttgaaatatgcacatatgctttacatccaaacacccttagatgcgagtatgaaatattcttcttagaccatactctttctggtatttcaaacttcaaaggaacAGAGGGTAACCTGTTTATGAGATAGTAAGTTGTGTGAACTGCTTCTGCCTAAATCTGTTTTTGGCAACTTTGtcatcttcagcatgcatctcaccttttctacaatgatgcgattcattctctcagtCACACCATTGTGTTGTGGAATTATAGGCACTGTTTTCTCATGTcgaattccatattttacacaatattcTTTAAACTCCTTTGAGTTATACTCTCCTCCATTATCAAAGCGAAGACATTTCAACTTATTGTCTATCTTTCTTTCTATcatgacatggaactcttgaaagtaattaaatacatggtctttcgttctcatgaaataaacccacacctttctTGAAACTTATTGTTTGTCTttctttctaccatgacatgaAATGCATCATCAATATATGTTAGAAAGTATCGAttgccacccaatgactcctCCTTAAAAGAACCAAacacatcagaataaaccaACTCCAGCacaatttgttttctttctgatgtttgactaaaagaTACTTTGTGTTGCTTACCAAAAGggcagtagtcgcatagatccaaaacctcatctttggttgaggggatgtgaaacttcctcaccagaattcgtaaccctttctcactcatgtgtctgagacgttgatgccacagatttaAAGATCTTTCATATTGTACTGCATTCAACCCATTCTTGAGTATCTTCACATGGGCTCTATATAAGGAGTTCCACGACTTTTCTTTTGCTACCATCATTGATTATTTGTTGAGCTTCCATTCCCCACTACCAAggtaatgcttgaatccatctttgtccaatgcatcacctgatatcaagtttagacgcaaatcaggaatatgtcgCACATCTTTTAGTGTTAACTGATGTCCCAGCTCTGTCTgcaaacaaatatcaccaatacCCGCAATGctcgagtgactagtattatccatcttcactgtaccaagatctccagccttgtaAGTCATGAAAACTCTCTATttggtgtagcatgatagcaa
It encodes the following:
- the LOC124923837 gene encoding auxin-responsive protein SAUR68-like gives rise to the protein MIASNKLVNMVSRWREWAATSRKRIADTKSFEKGHFAVYTSEGKRFVVPLAYLNNLVMLEIFRMAEEEYGVDGNGPIVLPFDGAFMEYAISLIKRSNSGEDIEERLIVMSMLPCGRLCLSSSLFVQHDQTVCSF